One Clostridium sp. CM027 genomic window carries:
- the cmk gene encoding (d)CMP kinase, translating into MGISVAIDGPAGAGKSTIAKMIGEKFGLMYINTGAMYRAVTLKAMNANISENNVDDLLKMVESLEIHFEEERLFVNKEDLTYMINMPIISNNVSKYAAIPEIREILVKLQQNIAKKFNVIMDGRDIGTVVLKDASFKFYLTASSEERAKRRYEELISKDIEVDYNTILKDIIKRDYVDTHRETSPLIKAEDAIEIDSSDLSINGVVETIVEYINLKIKNS; encoded by the coding sequence ATGGGAATTTCCGTTGCCATAGATGGACCTGCAGGTGCAGGTAAAAGTACTATAGCTAAAATGATAGGTGAAAAATTTGGTCTTATGTATATTAACACGGGAGCAATGTATAGAGCAGTTACTTTAAAGGCGATGAATGCAAACATATCAGAAAATAATGTAGATGATTTACTTAAAATGGTGGAATCTTTAGAAATTCATTTTGAAGAAGAACGTCTATTTGTTAATAAGGAAGATCTGACATATATGATAAATATGCCTATTATAAGCAACAATGTTTCAAAATATGCAGCTATTCCTGAAATCAGAGAAATACTTGTTAAGCTACAACAAAATATAGCCAAAAAATTTAATGTTATTATGGATGGACGCGATATTGGTACAGTTGTACTTAAGGATGCTTCTTTTAAATTTTATTTAACTGCGAGTAGCGAAGAGAGAGCGAAAAGAAGATACGAAGAATTAATTTCTAAGGATATAGAAGTTGATTACAATACTATTTTAAAGGATATTATAAAAAGAGATTATGTTGATACACATAGAGAGACTAGTCCACTTATAAAAGCGGAAGATGCTATAGAAATCGATTCTTCTGATTTAAGCATTAATGGAGTAGTTGAAACAATTGTGGAATATATTAATTTGAAAATTAAGAATAGTTAA
- a CDS encoding CotS family spore coat protein, with the protein MKGNARTIEHLNIITNKKMQILINVVRKYKLELITAEKVRSAYKITTDNGDFCLKKMRHGRSKVKNGCILTEELLLNNFTNTPKYFRTKDGAFSVSYKKNIYYLTEWLEGCECDLTDIDEAVSCTKLLAQFHNVSNKIDHNKIHIPNNLKDWPKIFTNDLNDFKRFERIITNKRIKNEFDIHFLENIDNFYNRGMSSVNILNKSQYYKSSKIANDKKIICHNNFRYHNIIKKDGEYFIINLDSIMSDLQISDLGKLLRRLMFEKAYGWNFNFAKVLIEAYNSTNKLSKEDLEIMLALIIFPHKFWKLAKKRYMKQKKWSETKYLNKLNKITCHNEAQEKFFNEYLNFLEEYS; encoded by the coding sequence TTGAAAGGTAATGCAAGAACAATTGAGCACTTAAATATAATTACTAATAAAAAGATGCAAATATTAATAAATGTAGTTAGGAAGTATAAATTAGAGTTAATAACTGCTGAAAAAGTTAGAAGTGCATATAAGATTACAACAGATAATGGTGATTTCTGTTTAAAGAAAATGAGGCATGGAAGAAGTAAGGTTAAAAATGGTTGTATTTTAACAGAAGAACTACTACTTAATAACTTTACCAATACACCTAAATATTTTAGAACAAAAGACGGAGCTTTTTCCGTAAGCTATAAAAAAAATATATATTACTTAACAGAATGGTTAGAAGGCTGTGAATGTGATTTAACTGATATTGATGAAGCTGTGAGTTGTACAAAACTCTTAGCACAATTTCATAACGTATCAAATAAAATTGACCATAATAAAATCCATATACCAAACAATTTAAAGGATTGGCCGAAAATTTTCACTAACGATTTAAATGATTTTAAAAGATTCGAAAGAATAATTACTAACAAAAGGATAAAAAATGAATTTGATATTCATTTTCTAGAAAATATTGATAACTTTTATAATAGAGGTATGTCTTCCGTTAATATTCTAAATAAGTCACAGTATTATAAATCATCAAAAATAGCAAATGATAAGAAAATAATATGTCATAATAACTTTCGTTATCACAACATAATTAAAAAGGATGGAGAGTACTTCATAATTAACCTTGATAGTATTATGAGTGATTTACAAATAAGTGATTTAGGAAAGCTTCTTCGGAGATTGATGTTCGAAAAAGCTTATGGGTGGAATTTTAATTTTGCTAAAGTTCTGATTGAAGCATATAATTCTACTAATAAATTAAGCAAAGAAGATTTAGAGATAATGCTTGCCTTAATAATATTCCCTCATAAGTTTTGGAAGTTAGCGAAGAAAAGATATATGAAACAAAAAAAATGGTCTGAGACTAAATATTTGAATAAACTTAATAAGATAACATGTCACAATGAAGCTCAAGAGAAATTTTTTAATGAATATTTAAATTTTTTAGAAGAATATTCATAA
- a CDS encoding GNAT family N-acetyltransferase, with product MYKLISLTLKNIESFRKISKINTNFSLSNKDFFEQYDNSNIIQKLFLRKTVNLLLEENNYIGYIWFEKHTKYHSSINSINVIEDNNLVYCYKILISSLVSNSLITYECEDNGINIDILNKLGFTRLKGVMELELECKEYFNALVPSNITFSIVKKGKNEKERCLLQNEIFKNDDRIPINVEDIYYDEAQEYYFNEGAIFIKLDNIPVGYGQIIVEDKAAIIVNFGIVEKYRKEGYGKVLLRHLLNIAMDNDFSKVSLKVDSNNVFALKLYISLGFNIKKEVYTWKKTKA from the coding sequence ATGTATAAATTAATAAGTCTAACTTTGAAAAATATTGAAAGTTTTAGAAAAATTAGTAAAATTAATACTAACTTTAGTTTATCGAATAAAGATTTCTTTGAACAGTATGATAATAGTAACATTATTCAAAAATTGTTTTTAAGAAAAACTGTAAACTTATTATTAGAAGAAAATAATTATATAGGTTATATATGGTTTGAAAAACATACTAAATATCATAGTTCCATTAATTCAATAAATGTAATAGAGGATAATAATTTAGTCTACTGCTATAAAATTTTAATTAGTTCACTGGTAAGTAATAGTTTGATAACTTATGAATGTGAAGATAATGGAATAAACATAGATATTTTAAATAAGCTAGGGTTTACTAGATTAAAGGGAGTTATGGAACTAGAACTAGAGTGTAAAGAATATTTTAATGCCCTTGTTCCTAGTAATATTACTTTTTCTATAGTAAAAAAGGGCAAAAATGAAAAAGAACGTTGTTTATTACAAAATGAAATATTTAAAAATGATGATAGAATTCCGATAAATGTAGAAGATATCTATTATGATGAAGCACAGGAATATTATTTTAATGAGGGCGCAATATTTATTAAACTAGATAATATACCCGTTGGATATGGTCAAATTATAGTTGAAGATAAGGCAGCAATCATAGTAAATTTCGGAATAGTAGAGAAATACAGAAAAGAAGGATATGGGAAAGTGCTTTTAAGGCATTTGCTTAATATAGCTATGGATAATGATTTTTCTAAAGTCTCACTTAAGGTGGATTCTAATAATGTTTTCGCTTTAAAATTATATATTTCATTAGGTTTTAATATTAAAAAGGAAGTTTATACTTGGAAAAAAACCAAAGCTTAA
- the miaB gene encoding tRNA (N6-isopentenyl adenosine(37)-C2)-methylthiotransferase MiaB, with protein sequence MNKTLNYYIETWGCQMNEEDSEKLSGMLIPVGYKRTLDKGTADIIIFNTCCVRENAEQKVDGNIGALKTMKKNNPKLIIAIIGCMMQQDGMAKHIITKFPFVDIIIGTHNAHKFPEYLKRIQGGESSIVEIWDKEENIIEGIKIDRGNNLKGFVTIMYGCNNFCTYCIVPYVRGRERSRKPEEIINEITAMVAQGYKEITLLGQNVNSYGKGLTPEINFAQLLRRINNIENLERLRFMTSHPKDLSNEVMQVIAAGDKICEHVHLPVQSGSSNLLNKMNRHYDRQEYLDLVKDIRTTIPNVGISTDIIVGFPGETDEDFAETLSLMEEVKFNLAFTYLYSKRKGTPADEMLDQVPDDVKHERFNRLIEVVNRNCAERNKECVGKIVEVLVEGYSKNDKNKLSGRTRNGKLVNFEGNDKAIGELVSVQITEAHSFSLLGEEI encoded by the coding sequence ATGAATAAAACACTTAATTATTACATAGAAACATGGGGATGCCAAATGAATGAGGAGGACTCTGAAAAATTATCTGGTATGCTAATACCTGTGGGATATAAAAGAACTTTGGATAAGGGAACTGCTGATATAATTATATTCAACACTTGTTGTGTTAGAGAGAACGCAGAGCAAAAGGTTGATGGAAATATAGGTGCTTTAAAAACAATGAAAAAAAATAATCCAAAGCTTATAATTGCGATTATTGGATGTATGATGCAACAAGACGGCATGGCGAAACATATAATTACTAAGTTTCCATTTGTAGACATTATTATCGGGACACACAATGCTCATAAATTCCCAGAGTACTTAAAGAGAATACAAGGCGGAGAATCATCTATCGTTGAAATTTGGGATAAAGAAGAAAATATTATAGAGGGAATTAAAATAGATAGGGGAAATAATCTAAAAGGTTTTGTTACAATTATGTATGGTTGCAACAATTTTTGCACTTATTGTATAGTGCCTTATGTAAGAGGACGCGAGCGAAGTCGAAAGCCTGAAGAAATTATTAATGAAATAACAGCTATGGTTGCACAAGGGTACAAAGAGATAACCTTACTTGGTCAAAACGTTAACTCCTACGGTAAGGGATTAACTCCTGAAATAAATTTTGCACAGTTACTTAGAAGAATTAACAATATTGAAAATTTAGAGAGATTAAGATTTATGACATCTCATCCAAAGGATTTATCAAATGAAGTAATGCAAGTGATTGCTGCGGGGGATAAGATTTGTGAACATGTTCATTTACCAGTACAATCAGGTTCATCTAATCTTCTAAATAAAATGAATAGACATTACGATAGGCAGGAATATTTGGATTTGGTTAAAGATATTAGAACCACAATACCTAATGTAGGAATAAGTACAGATATTATCGTTGGATTTCCTGGAGAAACAGATGAAGATTTTGCAGAGACTCTAAGCCTTATGGAAGAGGTGAAATTTAATTTAGCATTTACGTACCTTTATTCTAAAAGAAAAGGAACTCCAGCTGATGAAATGCTAGACCAAGTGCCAGATGATGTTAAGCATGAAAGATTTAATAGATTAATTGAAGTTGTTAACAGAAATTGTGCAGAAAGAAACAAAGAATGTGTAGGTAAAATAGTAGAAGTATTGGTAGAAGGGTATAGCAAAAATGATAAAAATAAATTAAGTGGAAGAACTAGAAATGGGAAATTAGTGAACTTCGAGGGAAACGATAAAGCTATTGGAGAGCTCGTATCAGTTCAAATAACTGAGGCACACTCTTTTTCACTTTTAGGTGAAGAAATATAA
- the mutS gene encoding DNA mismatch repair protein MutS yields MALTPMMIQYFEIKEKCKDCILFFRLGDFYEMFFDDAQVASKELELVLTGRDCGLEKRAPMCGIPYHAANTYVGRLIAKGYKVAICEQVEDPALTKGIVKRDIIKIITPGTYTDSGFLEETKNNYIMSIYIDRKINFCGVCFCDVSTGEFTCTDTKFNIVTILDEISKFNPKEIIVSEDISEEILRAIKERFNVLYSSYPNEYFTLKDESLITNQFHNFCENTFTQTLISSISGLLSYIMDTQKKSLSHIDTIEYYDILDYVSLDANSRRNLELTETLRDKTKKGSLLWVLDRTNTAMGARRLRKWLDQPLISKSLIDERLEAVEELKGNTTFHEDLKDVLVDIYDIERLVGKISSKNVNAKELISLKNSIGKIPRVKSILAGLNSKLTKKIYLNLDDLQDIYNTLDNSIIVNPSISIKEGNIIKEGFNSEIDELRQAKAHGKEWIATLENDEKRITGIKSLKVGYNRVFGYFIEVTKLNIGSIPEGRYIRKQTLSNAERYITPELKEMEEKILGAQEKLVNIEYEVFTGIREEIEKHIERMKNTAKLISEIDCLSALATIALENNYTKPKINTKGIFNIKGGRHPVVEKMMPTNTFIENDTCMDAVDNQLLLITGPNMAGKSTYMRQVALITIMAQIGSFVPCIDADISICDKIFTRIGASDDLAAGKSTFMVEMWEVSNILENATNKSLVLLDEVGRGTSTYDGLSIAWSVIEYICKNSNLRSKTLFATHYHELTKLEGMIKGVKNYSVAVKKIENEIVFLRKIVPGGADESYGIEVAKLAGLPEDVINRANEILASLENLNNTTEIDLRSNEFSEIKRPNKANNKKDIENIVAKEAAVTYVPKIENDEITQINFTDIEKDNMLKEIKNINILNLTPMDGFNKLYDLVNRAKLL; encoded by the coding sequence ATGGCATTAACTCCAATGATGATACAATATTTTGAAATAAAAGAAAAGTGCAAGGACTGTATATTGTTTTTTAGATTAGGTGACTTTTATGAAATGTTTTTTGACGATGCGCAGGTTGCATCAAAAGAATTAGAATTAGTCCTAACAGGACGGGACTGTGGCCTTGAGAAAAGAGCACCTATGTGCGGAATACCGTACCATGCTGCTAACACCTATGTAGGAAGGCTAATTGCAAAAGGATATAAGGTTGCCATATGTGAGCAAGTGGAAGATCCAGCACTTACAAAGGGCATAGTTAAAAGAGATATTATTAAAATAATTACGCCGGGAACTTACACTGATTCCGGTTTTTTAGAAGAAACTAAAAATAACTATATTATGAGCATTTACATTGACAGAAAAATTAACTTCTGTGGAGTGTGTTTTTGTGATGTATCAACTGGTGAATTTACTTGCACAGATACTAAATTTAACATTGTTACTATATTAGATGAAATTTCAAAGTTTAACCCAAAAGAAATTATTGTGTCAGAGGATATATCTGAGGAGATACTGCGCGCTATAAAAGAAAGATTTAATGTTTTGTATTCGTCTTACCCAAATGAGTATTTTACCCTGAAAGACGAAAGTTTAATTACAAATCAGTTTCATAACTTTTGTGAGAATACATTCACACAAACTTTAATTAGCAGCATTTCAGGATTGCTTAGTTATATTATGGATACACAAAAAAAATCACTTTCTCACATAGATACTATAGAATATTATGATATTTTAGATTATGTAAGTTTAGATGCAAATTCTAGGAGAAACTTAGAACTCACGGAAACTTTAAGAGATAAGACAAAGAAGGGCTCTTTGCTTTGGGTATTAGATAGAACTAATACTGCCATGGGAGCTAGAAGGCTCCGTAAATGGTTAGATCAACCTTTAATAAGCAAGAGCTTAATAGATGAAAGATTAGAGGCCGTAGAAGAACTAAAAGGTAATACTACCTTCCACGAAGATTTAAAAGATGTGCTCGTGGATATTTATGATATAGAAAGACTTGTAGGGAAAATTTCTTCAAAGAATGTTAATGCAAAAGAATTGATTTCTCTTAAAAATTCTATAGGGAAAATACCAAGGGTTAAATCCATTTTAGCAGGACTTAATAGTAAATTAACGAAAAAAATATATTTAAACTTAGATGATTTGCAAGATATATACAATACTTTAGATAATTCTATTATTGTAAATCCATCTATTTCTATTAAAGAGGGAAATATTATTAAGGAAGGCTTTAATAGTGAAATAGATGAGCTAAGGCAAGCTAAGGCCCATGGCAAAGAATGGATTGCTACATTAGAAAATGATGAAAAAAGAATAACTGGAATAAAGTCATTAAAAGTAGGGTATAACAGAGTGTTTGGTTATTTTATTGAAGTAACCAAATTAAATATTGGGTCAATTCCGGAGGGAAGGTACATAAGAAAACAAACCTTGTCTAACGCGGAGAGATACATTACTCCTGAACTTAAGGAAATGGAAGAGAAAATTTTAGGAGCACAAGAAAAATTAGTCAATATCGAATATGAGGTATTTACAGGTATTCGAGAAGAAATTGAAAAACACATAGAAAGAATGAAAAATACTGCAAAGTTAATATCAGAAATTGATTGTTTAAGTGCCCTAGCTACAATTGCCCTTGAAAATAATTATACCAAACCTAAAATAAATACTAAGGGTATTTTTAATATAAAAGGTGGGAGACATCCTGTAGTTGAAAAAATGATGCCTACAAATACTTTCATTGAAAATGATACATGCATGGATGCTGTGGATAATCAATTACTACTAATAACTGGACCCAATATGGCGGGTAAATCCACCTATATGCGTCAAGTCGCATTAATAACTATTATGGCTCAAATAGGAAGTTTTGTTCCCTGCATAGATGCAGATATATCCATATGTGATAAGATATTTACGAGAATAGGAGCTTCAGACGATCTTGCTGCGGGTAAAAGTACCTTTATGGTTGAGATGTGGGAAGTATCCAATATATTAGAAAATGCAACCAATAAAAGTTTAGTTTTACTTGATGAGGTAGGACGTGGTACTAGTACTTATGATGGACTAAGTATTGCCTGGTCAGTAATTGAGTATATTTGTAAGAATTCTAATTTAAGGAGTAAAACTTTGTTTGCTACCCATTATCACGAGTTAACAAAACTTGAAGGTATGATTAAGGGTGTTAAAAATTATTCTGTAGCTGTAAAAAAGATTGAAAATGAAATTGTATTCCTTCGGAAAATTGTTCCCGGTGGAGCTGATGAATCCTATGGAATAGAGGTTGCAAAGCTTGCAGGTCTACCAGAGGATGTAATAAATAGGGCAAATGAAATTCTAGCGTCACTAGAGAATCTTAACAATACTACGGAAATTGACTTAAGAAGCAATGAATTTTCGGAAATTAAACGACCTAATAAAGCTAATAATAAAAAAGATATTGAAAATATTGTGGCGAAAGAAGCGGCTGTAACTTATGTACCGAAGATAGAAAACGATGAAATTACTCAAATTAATTTTACAGACATAGAAAAGGATAATATGTTAAAGGAAATTAAAAATATAAATATCCTTAATCTAACACCTATGGATGGGTTTAATAAGCTATACGATCTAGTTAATAGGGCTAAGTTGCTATAG